The Hordeum vulgare subsp. vulgare chromosome 7H, MorexV3_pseudomolecules_assembly, whole genome shotgun sequence DNA window CATAAGTGAATGAAGATGTTTAAAGTAAGAAAAGAACAAGGGGAGATATGGATTAGGGTGATGCCGTAGAGATCAAGCAACTGCCTCGTGAAGGAGGGAAGAGTAAGGCCCCCTTTGTTTGGGCTACAGATTCCCAAGAATCAGCTATAGCTTAGATTCTGAGAATCAGTTGTGGCTGTGGATTTTGAGAATCTGAAGCTGACTGTTTGTTTACCCTGCTGTAGAAAAACCACAAGTGTTGTGAAATGTCCATAATGTACGGAATGCGCAAATGGTCAATCATAACCTTGTAAACACTTATCACATTCATCAAACAGTTTATAAATCTTCTAATTCATTCGTTCATACATGCGTACACATTTTGGCCAGATTCATACGCACATGATCTGAGcaaaaaaaaaatcaccaaagaagaaaaaaatgaaacgTAACAGGCAACTGCGAGGCAGTAGAGCAGCGCCATGAAACGAGCAACAAGGACGATTGTGAGCAGAAGAAGATGGCTGcaagaagaacatcatgacttgaTGAGAACCAATGCGTTTTGTATTTTCTCCCTGTACGTAGCAGCCTCAACACCAATGCCATGGCGCCGTCCTCGCCATCAACAGCAGCAGGCATGCAGTGCTATCAAATGGAGGAAGAGAAGGCCACGAACGCAAAGAGGACATCACTCGTTCGTCCTCATGGGTTCAGGCTGAGTTTTGACCCCACCGGCCGACTGTCGCCTCCTGAAAAGACAACGGCGCTGAGGTCGTTTTCCAGCCAGCGTGTGGCCATGCCCCTGCATGCATGGCTCCTCCCTCTTCGGCGCCCTCCCCACATGGCCCCTGTGCCCGGTCTCCTCTCGCTGCCTCACAGGCCACGGCTCCCACGGACAAGGTCACTCAGGCAAGACGGCGGTGACTCCCTGCGCGCGCCACAGCGACTGTACGCGGCAGCGAGGACCCGGACTAAAAGGAGGCCGCCACAGGAGCTCACGGGCTCCATGTAAGGATACgaccgacgaggccctgaggctgACATCTGCGGGAGCTCACGGGCTCTGCGGGTGCCCAGCCGAACCATCGACCGCCCTAGTGCTCTTCTTGCTCGTCGTCGGCGGGCAGGGAATCGATGGGGAAAGATGAGGGGTGAGGGCTATGGTGGCAGTTTGTTTGTACTTTAGATAAGAAAAAAGGGTAAGGGTTCAAAACTGTTGACGTATAATGTGCTGCTTAGTCTCTTCCATCAGATCGGTCTTTTGGTTGCATTGGGTAGAGCATGCACttctacatggtatcagagccaagaggtcttgagttcaagaccCGGCTGGCGCAATTAAATTGCAGCCCACTTTCGGTCCACGTTTAGGCCTGAGTGAGCCACACGTGAGGGGGAGTGTTGACGTATAATGCGCTGCTTAGTCTCTTCCATCAGATCGGTCTTTTGGTTGCATTGGCTAGAGCATGCACTTCTACAAAAACGAACCGTTTTTTTTTTTGTGGGAAGGTGTAGAATTGCCAGAATCACCACAATCGCTGCTTCAGGATTCGCTTCGCTCGTAGTTCACTGTTTAGAATCGATTCTAGGAAGTTTGACAGGAATCCAGTGTGTTTGTTTGAGTTTTTGATTTTGAAAGATTAGAATCCGAGAATCAGAAGCTGCAGCCCAAACAAAGGCCACCTAAGGCAAGCCCATAACTAGAAGCATCCGCAATCACCACTGTTTCACCCAACCAACGGGACAGTGACCGAGCAAGGTCCTCCGAAACTAATGTCACTGGGGAGACAACCTAGCTCGTGCATCTGCTCACTGGACGAAGCATGGTAATGGAAGGAGTGAACCACACCATCCCACGTGAGTTGGAACAGAAACCAATACTGCGGGCAGGAGAGCTAACACCCACACCTCGTGCCATGGAGGACAGGAAGAAcaagagaaagaaagaagaacatgCAACGATAATGCTGCCAGGCAGAGGATAAAAGGGCAAATAAACTCCTAGATCGCAATCTAAAgaaggatttttttttccagaagaGTAGTAATTCAGCGTGGAACCCAAGGGGTCAAAGGCAGCGTTGTGCCGTATCAGGCCCGAGGGAAGCAGAAGCGCATTGTCAAATCAATCGCGTCCCAGCATGAGGCCACATTACATGATCACCCGCAGTTGTCACTGGTCCGGCACACCAAAGCGCGTCCCTGCAACAGGTGGACCCTTGAGGAATTCTCAGCCGTTGAAGAACATGAACAGTCAAGCACAGGACAGGGACCAAGATCAACTCTGCATCTCCAACGAGCAAGAGGCAACATCTGTGACAAAGTAGCAGCATCCGTTGAAGACTGCGAGTATCTATGTCAACCTTACTCACGGATCCAGCTCCATTACGAATACCGATGGGGGGCATGCCAATGGTAAGTGGAATTACCTATGGTCTGGCTCCTTAACACCGTATCAACTGGACCCACTAAATCTACCCTCGTGCGCTCTCCCCTTGCCGCCGTTGGCCGGCCTTGCCGGCGCAAAGGCCTAGGCGATACCCGGCAGCGGCTGGGTCTCTCTTCCTCACACGCTAGTGTCCTTTCTTCCTATGGATCATCTCGGTTGTTGCCGCCACTGCTGTCGTTTTGCTGTTGGCCTTCGCTCCAAACCATCACCTGGACCCACTAAATCTACAGACAAGTTATCATACCAAGGAGAAGCTCCACCCACCACGGAGGAGACTTTTCATCCGAGTACAAAACATCAAAGGAAAGCTCTCTACGACGTAGGGAAGGCTATATGTGTTGTAAACCAACACCAGTCCGACTCCTGCCCCTATATGCCGTACACACCGACATGAAGCCATCCATACCGCTATATAAGGGGCAACAGAGGCAATGTAGAAGGGGATCCACTCCTTTTCCACCTAGTGCCTAGACACTACATAGAAGATTTCTGGCGCTTCCTGCCAAAATCACCAACAGCTTGCCGAATTTCCTAACTCGACGGGTAGACCGTGATATTTTAGTCCTCGATATTCTTCATATATAACAAAAGAGCAAGACATGAAGTTAGGCTTTTACCCAGCTTGGGTGTCTGAACCTGTGTAAATGGTCTGCCCCCTTTACCTGTGTACTAGATCTACTGGTATCCCGACGTCTCCTCGACGACAAATCACATGTACTAGTTCTAGCACGATGTTAAGACCCGACGAATATTCCTTGACATTAATATTAATTATTTTTGCCATGAACTGAAGTGAGTAATGGTGTTGGCTTGTCTCTTGAAACATAAATGTTAATGCATTCTACTGCCTCAACTTAATAGCTTATAATCCTTAGTTGTTGTCTCTTTGGAGCAATATTGATATCCAAGCCTTTACAGCCATATGTTGTATGTATCTGCTACCTGATTATTGTTTCTGTTAGACTTGTCTGAACTCTGAATTTACATCCATAATATATATGCACATTCCTTTTTTAGTGCAATAAAAGGGttttcccttttattttttcttcaaTACTGGCCCCCAATCAAGTGCTAATTTGGGCAGTTGGCATTTCATCCTCGGTAGAAAGTGGACATAATGGTTTGTACCCTTTTTACAAGGATTGTTGTGATTATTTATATTGATTTTttaccctttgaagcattggttgTATCTCAGTTCTtgtattgtactccctccgtccggtgaAGTATGTACGTTTGGTcttaaaatttgttcacaaaagaCTGTACTTTTATCTTTCCAATACACTTTAAAGTAGGAAGAAATGCTTTTCTCTCATCACACGGTAATCAAGGCCAATAACATTCTACACATTGTCTCTTTAATTTCTACATGCACTTAGCTCATTGGGGGTTGGATAATTAAACAGGATAGAGATGGTGGCTTGCATCTTTCCAATGCATTTTTTACTCCACTTCATAATTTGTCCTAAAATATCTATATGTACACTTTtcaccggacggagggagtaattgccAATTGTTAAGGCATTATGTGCTGAAGTCAATGTATCATCCTATCTGAAGTAAAGTTTTTATAAAGAACTGTTCTTGAGAATGGACGTTTGGAGGCCGAGTTCCATGGTGgccgaaatttttgaaaaattcaaaattcaaaattcaaacttttcaGTTTCAAAAAACTCTGAAAAACATATGCAAGTAAGGAAggatgttatgtgtatgtgtgtaaaattttaggatgaaataccttgaaataCGATCTGCAAAAAAATAAATCATGGCCTGGAacgatgaatagtatcatgtgttaaaaagccttagatttgtctttttttacAGTCCTTATGTCAACGTATTTTTTTctaaaatttacacacatgtgttacgccttcacttgtctctgtattttttttcagaaatttttgaaatgtaaaaatatgaattttcatgaaatttgaatttcaaatttaaaggcctccatggaggccgagtTCCAAAAGCAATTTCCAACTGTTCTTTTCTTATAAAAGACCAACTACTGATTGTGAAGTTTTTTGTAATATGGTTGCAACATTGCTAACATTTCAATTGCATAACATATAATTTCCAGATATCGAGCAATTACAAGTGCATATTACAGAGGAGCTGTGGGTGCGCTTGTTGTGTATGATGTGACACGTCATGTTACCTTCGAGAATGTGGAGAGGTGGCTGAAGGAGCTCAAGGACCATACCGATGCCAACATTGTGATTATGCTAGTCGGCAACAAGGCCGACCTGCGCCACTTGCGGGCTGTCTCTGTAGAGGATGCCAAGGCATTTGCGGAGAGGGAATACACCTTTTTCATGGAAACCTCTGCCCTTGAGGCCATGAATGTGGAGGACGCTTTCACTGAGGTGTTAACCCAGATCTACCGAGTGGTCAGCAAGAAAGCTCTTGACATCGGGGACGACCCTGCGGCTCCACCGCGAGGGCAGACCATCAACGTAGGGTCCAAAGACGATGTCTCTGCCGTAAAGAAGGCTGGATGCTGCTCATCCTAATCCGTATTGACCTTGAAAAGTATACCGGGCCCTTGTTTTATCATTGATGATGGATGGGTAGCTGTGTCTTGGGCGTGCTTTTGGAGCCCCAAAATTAACCCAGGGGGTTGGAAACGATATAAAACACTAACAGTAATAGAATCAACAGCCGTTTTTTGGAGGCAGTCATGGTATCCTAATTGTTGCAGTCTTGTTTCATATCGGACGCCAAGGATCCCTTCCACAATCGATTATGTATCCTATTATATGTTCACCCTTTTCTCCTTTCTTTTGAGAACTCTTGTTGTCTTGTTTGTATGATTCTTCACAATTTTGCTAATCAGTGACATAATATAAACTTTATGTAGGAATACTATTATTACCCGTCACCTGACTCCGGCTATTTTTTTCCCTGCACGAGTCGGTTTGACTGAAGGCAGGCAAGGCAGGCACTATCTCGAGTGGTAAAAGAAATTCACAATTTACCAGTAAAATCCatctatactactattaaacaaGCAAACTAAAACTTTTTTAAATTTACCAATAAAATCCatctatactactattaaacaaGCAAACTAAAACTTTTTTAAAACCACCCGATAGATGTACCCGGCCTAACTTTCACTGTTAGATTAGCCCTTCTGAATAATATCTAATGGTTACAATTAATTTAATCCCGAGCTATGTGTGCAATTAGGAATTTAGTAGGACTGAACGCACTCCACCCGCAGAGAAATATTCCACGTGCATCCGTGTACAACGCTTCGTCAACACAAAAGGGCTTTCCAAATCGCAACCATCACATTGCCTCCATACGTCTCGGGGGAGAACCCTAGCCGCCATTCCTTCCCTCCCCTGCCTCTTCCCGCCTCACCGTCGTTGGAGGGAGTCTCCGGGAAAAGCTAGGGCCAACCCCAAGTAAAGGGCTTTCCAAATCGCAACCATCACGTTGCCTCCATACGTCTCGGGGGAGAACCCTAGCCGCTATTCCTTCCCTCCCCTGCCTCTTCCCGCCTCGCCGTCGTTGGAGGGAGTCTCGGGGAAAAGCTAGGGCTAACCCCAAGTAGGGCGACGACGGGGCACCTGGTTCCTATTGGCAAGGCGTTTGGCGAGGGCGCGCGACGAGCGCTTGGTGCAGCGGCGCTGAGGCACGGGTTGCGTTGCGCAGGAGCGTCGCCGGCGTGAGTTGCTGCATGTCTTAACAGTGACGCGGACAGGGAACCATGGTGCGATCTGACCTCGCCCCGCCCTGCTCCACTCCATATGCATCTGTCATGTCTGCCCAAGCAAAGGACGAAGTCCAGCCCTGGCCAACAAGCTGTTCGTGAGACACCCACGGTAATATACTAACACTCCCTATCTTTAATCTACATTTTTCTGTTCATCCAATTTCCAAGGAGTCATTTGCATTCCCAATTGTAATATGTGGGAGAAGGTTGAAGAAAGAAACATCAGCTAATCTGAGTGAATTTCATATTACATTACGACATATGCATCAATTTTTAGATAAAAGCAAGAACCAATCCTAACAAGATAGCAAGACATGAACTACTTGATGTACATATAGTCAGTATTATAGGATGGACAATGCAAATCCATTGCCGGACTTGCGTCCAAGCGACATAGGATCTCCAACAAAAAACAGAACTGGAATAAACTTTTGGCTAACTGAACTTTTGGGACCTAACTTACAAACTTATAGTTTGGTAATATATAGAAGAAATGAACTTTTGGCTTGCTGAACTTGGTGTTTCTTTTTGCAGCATGATGATTTCAGTAGTGCTATGGCGATagaaacctttctgtcaccccttgagcttgcattggttttttccttgaagaggaaagggcgatgcaacacaggagcagtaagtatttccctcagtttgaaaaccaaggtatcaatccagtaggagaatctcgtcaagtccagagtacctgcgcaaacacaaaagagcttgcacccaacgctataaaggggttgtcaatcccttcaagattgattgcaaagtgagatctgaagacggaaagtgcaatgaagtaaaagagtaaggctgaaaatatggtgtggagtagacccgggggccatagtgttcactagaggcttctctaaaaatagcaagtattacggtgggtaaacaaattactgtcgagcaattgatagaaccgcgcaaagtcatgacgatatctaaggcaatgatcatacatataggcatcacgtccgagacaagtagaccgatactttctgcatctactactattactccacacatcgaccgctatccagcatgcatctagtgtattgagttcatgacgaacagagtaacgccttaagcaagatgacatgatgtagagggataatctcaaaccaatgatgaaaaccccatctttttacccttgatgacaacaacaagatgcgtgcctcgctaccccttctgtcactgggtgaggtcaccacacggtatggacccaaaaccaagaacttctcccattgcaagaatcatagatcaaagctggccaaacaaaacccacaactcgaagagaattacaaggatatgaaatcatgcataagagagatcagaagaaactcaaaaaagattcatagataatctgatcataaatccacaattcatcggatctcgataaacacaccgcaaaagaagattacatcatatagatctccatgaagatcatggagaactttgtattgaagatccaagagagagaagaagccatctagctactagttatggacccgtaggtctatggtgaactactcacgcatcatcggagaggtcatggtgttgatgaagaagccctccgtatccaaatccccctcccacagggcaccagaacgtgccccagatgggatcttgcggagacagaagcttgcggcggcggaaaagtactttcgatgatctcttgatttttctgggattttagggaatatataggcgaaagacctagggcagaggtggccgagggagcccacaagcctcggaggcgcgggcccccctgcccgcggctagggggcttgtggggtccccggtggccccctgccctggttcttaggttccccgatcttcttctgttttggaaaaaatctttttgtaagtttcgttccgtttggactccgtttaaaatcctcctctgaaaagggtcaaaaacacggaaaaaacaggaactgacacttggcactgagttaataagttagtcccaaaaaagatataaaaggcatacaaaacatccaaagtttgacaagataatagcatgaaaccatcaaaaattatagatacgttggagacgtatcaagcatccccaagcttaactcctgctcgtcctcgagtagggaagtgataaagaatgaatttttgatgtggaatgctacctagcatagttgtcctttgcaacttctttcatgtgacatgaatgttcagattcgtaagattcaaaacaatagtttgctattgacatgaaaacaataatacttcaagcaaactagcaaggtaatcatgaactttcaaaataacaaggccaaggaaagttatccctacaaaatcatatagtctggctatgctccatcatcctcacacaactaatgtaaatcatgcacaaccccggtattggccaagtaattgttttcgcactcttactttctcaaactttttataactatcacgcaatacatgagcgtgagccatggatatagcactatagctggaatagagtgtggtggtggttgtgagacaaaaaataggagatggtcacattgacttggcgtatcaaagggctatggagatgcccattaatagatatcaatgtgaatgagtagggattgccatacaaaggatgcactagagctataagtatgtgaaagctcaaaaggagaactagtgggtgtgcatccaacttgcttgctcacgaagacctagggcaatttgaggaagcccatcattggaatatacaagccaagttatataataaagattcccactagcatatggtggtgacgaaacgagaggctcttaaacatgaagaacatggtgctgttatgaagcacaagtgtggaaaaaagatagtagcattgtccctttttttatatttgggctcttgggcctccctttttttatttgggctctttggcctctttttatttatttcctcacacgggacaatgctctaataatgtaacgaccaagatgcgatcctttccgatctggggaacgaggccccgaattggaaaggagcgcatctaagcgtctcccaaacaggtaacacaacacatacataataataaaagatagacaaccaggggttcaattgccttctcataaatatctcagagtacatcacgcatacaaccaaagtagttccgctacggactacaaaacaagagaaaaggctatgctaccctgcctacaggcccacgatcacgaccacgcctcaatcttctggatagttcacgtacaggcggtctgtctcctcatcgtactgccacgccagctgcgtgccgtcgggatcatctgtctatggggtacctgaacctgttggtattttggaggaatccgtgagccacggggactcagcaatctaagaccttggtgcgagaactagtcaagttatttggtaggataaggtgaagtgtttaaggttgcagcatcctaatcttgatttggtggctaacttacgtagaacatttatgaaggtggtctatactagcagtcgtgaatacttgatcactaagtgatcctgaacacctacctacgtcattcataaccccaccgtgttcccgatcaaagagagatcttcgaggggacagtcacggttacgcacacagttggcaattttattagcttttgtttaagttatctaacaccggatgttaacaaaatattccaagttgccacataaccgcgggcacggctttccgaaagattaaaccctgcaggggtgctccaactagtccatcacaaacgtacacgggccgcaaagtaatcctctatcacgaatctcgtgatatcgtcggattccttagaggaaaacctcaactctggggagaaccaaagcttcaccgggattcctatacgcaagatatatcgctaaggtaagacaagactagcaggacctcgcgacgtgtcgacgaccctgataagagccgcgtatctcagtctcaggacacgccggatggaactaggtacaggtaccaaacctcaagtttccttgtggtggccccgcaggcagaccaggttggaccaacactcatgaggagcactagcccgtgttgttgattaaagatcctcggggtgatcattccctatgcaaattattattaagtgattagcaaattaacaccaacgtTGGATcccgccggacaagtcttaacactacgcaatttattaagggggtccccataacaaccccgaacgtgttaggagcgatcaatatggaatcaaacaccggtagccggtaactatggcggcaataacggaacaaagcacccgacaaaaggctacgccttccgtcatttaccaagtatataggtgcattaaataaataacacaatttagataatgatatcaagctcatgttgtcacatgagacaaagcacctgcatctagcaacgctaacattagtagctgagcaaagcctacttagccattcaagtttgctaggaagggatcagggtttgggttcatggcatatcaagaggcaaatatttcagtggtaggcagcgagcaatatgacatggaaacgcagactagcataacaagtctagagatggaatcaaggtcatatcatcttgcctgtgatatcctcaacttggaatggttcttgttcgtcctgcacgtactctcccgaatccacgtactcattctccgatcccggtgctacccaacataataataacatccaatgaacaacagcacctcaagatgcaacaagcacatgatgcatgagatgaagaatgagcatgcatcactatctctatcactaacacaagcttaaggagctaaaacaagttcctggaaagaactgcatgctaacctattttgacatgcatgagaatgacatgatcagatgcgtcttgtgaaaatgatgcaaaaccatataaagaacattacaaacggagctacggatcaacgggaatcaacgaaacaagatatgaagccctacgtgtcaaaatcatcaccacacactcaaatggcactaatctggtattcccaggttgccaagacataaaacaaaccatcatggatggggtggagcaaggaagaacatcacaacatcaactaagcattcacaaacatcaaaatgacaaaactacacaatctgccataaactgcaacaTAGCACTTtgcgagctacatgcaaagcacctacaaccacccaactatgaaaaataatatatgtggctgtagctagccaagaatactaccagcacaagcaagaatcacacgaaaagtaattaaacacagaaagttataaggctgcaaacttgcccaaaaccatcagatcacagggacttagtgaaaattcctgcacctaactttctgtctctgctctgaagcatttgtgacagcagccaaaacaatacctacagggctccaaatgacatgaaattttacagggagctatacaaacatatcaggtccaactttctagttgaaagctagggctagatcacaacacaatgaccagcacaacctcagattttcactaatctggaattttagccacaagcctactttggatgggcacaacttgcacacatggattccaaatcatgaattgaaaccaacatgtggtagagggtgttacactctactaccacaaccaagaaacaaatacaagagcacatcacaactcatggaaccaagctctaaacatagaagaaaatgaaaatatgtcatctccagaaaatgttccaatggcaaaaatgatttcactaATGGATTCCTGGTatatttctaccccaaaaccatctataaaacatatgcacttgcttggaacaagtgatcacaaactaggaaggaaaaacaacatagaatcctatatagtgaatagtgcaacatctcatgtgcattcactagatcaactcctacatggatgcttgttcatgtgcacaacaccaatggttacatgagggttttgaccccatgtatgtgtgtcataacacatcaacatcacaagcacctctaccaagctatccacacaaacaaaacacaatgccctctcacatatggtcatgtgaaggtgcatagcttgcttgcaaaggtggaatgcttcttacacacacatctactccatatcacccacaagcacatcattctcttgatcaaaacacatacctacacatgttatgATAGCAATAAACACTAGAACAAgctcacacacacaaggtatatgtggtgagggggagaccctccacacacacatacacactcctCTAAACTTATAAGATCACTACACAAGAAATATGGGCAGCACACATGATCAAGCTAGACTTGCATTCCTACTAACATAAAACAACCCACACAACTCTACTCAAAGCAACTACATACACACACAAGCATCAACACCATGTATGCCCACATaaacacacatacaccacaccaCCTATGTTGCCATCAACAATATAAGTGTTAGAcaggaaagaaaaaagaagaagatgcgCACCCTCATGTCTATTATTTAGTCACAAAGTGTAGCAAGCATATAGCAAggccaaaaaaaaataaaagaaagaaaggaaaattaAAAGGGCAGGCCTGGGTTTCGAACCCGAGTGCCCCTGGTACTGCCATGTGGTGCAAACCACCCTGGTGCCATGCTCAAGCTCGACAGGGAAGGCTATCTAAGCAGGTAAAACTGCACTGCTGCTGTAAACGCTACTGTCAGGATAAAATGAAAAAATGGGGAGGTGTATCCCCCTGGGAATCGATCCCTGCACCTCGCGAGAACAACCATAAGATGCCAACCACTGCGCTAAAGCTACTGCTactgacagagaggaggaggcatcTCTGAAGAACAACCTCCCTGCTACGACGCATCTCGCCAGCGACCGAACCAGAGGAAGATGGCTGCGTCTACCACGACCACCTATGGCCATACTACGCTGCGGGGGGTGAGGTAGGATCCGCAGGGGTTCCTTGCCCGCCTCGAAAGGGACCTACTGACGCATCTAGCAAcgggcacaacctcatctaccagTGCGCTGTTTGCTGCCATTGCACCCGAGCAGAGCACCTCGGCGACGAGCTAGAGCTACGCCTCGCTAGAGAGGAAAGAGAAGGGACGACGACTGCTCaccgagggggaaggagaggagaggacgacggcgtcgtggaagaagaagaagcggtgTTGGTCTCTGCAGAAGAAGCCGCCCGAACCAGAGGAAGGAGGTGCACGTcggggacgtcgaggaagaagccccggctccggctccgcgcaaaaatggaacccctcctgggtcctcttgcttgcgCAACTGCGGGGAGGCGACGAGGTTGATGCTACGCCAGCGTCGAGCTCGACCCGGAGCTGCTCATGGCGTTTGGAACGACCTCGTG harbors:
- the LOC123408149 gene encoding ras-related protein RABA1f-like, whose amino-acid sequence is MAYRADDDYDYLFKVVLIGDSGVGKSNLLTRFTRNEFSLESKSTIGVEFAIRSIRVDDKVVKAQIWDTAGQERYRAITSAYYRGAVGALVVYDVTRHVTFENVERWLKELKDHTDANIVIMLVGNKADLRHLRAVSVEDAKAFAEREYTFFMETSALEAMNVEDAFTEVLTQIYRVVSKKALDIGDDPAAPPRGQTINVGSKDDVSAVKKAGCCSS